One Fontisphaera persica DNA window includes the following coding sequences:
- a CDS encoding LamG-like jellyroll fold domain-containing protein encodes MAKSVLDRRISRRLFWQLWPQWRRRSRVESAGSFEELLLGTYDANLKAFLPLAFDIKDQGPAGNHGYSYSGVTFGGPTPAGFKYPICATFDGVASQVRLENTSYPFGMARWTISCWFKKTGAGVATATAGGADGFPATDPIVPLVAKGRGEADGSNVDANWHLGLNKVNNGSTYRLAGDFEDMASGANHRIVGTSDIVDGQWYHGVFTFDGAQMKLYLNGALEAIVATSAVPRSDSVQKAGIGTAYTSASVAGGFFAGLLCGVGIWSEALPADAIADLYAKGIAPKRKTVVFTQDAPDNHISHGESFVNWSTVAVTHNEDNMVFADGGSAEIIVGALSRLTPYWCSFRVSARSGSCYLRVKTHLADQNLGFLDATMSQQYVNLDTFTLGKRVYLKLYTKSVEELAYRLRLELTNSVPGDTLTLDDFRIYPIPARSAAKVAALGDRCGGFDAPRAASVDTAILHANADTLSVVAIGDTSDATISFATANDTLKNTILGRGGKCVAGMGNHDYDGSNEAGFAAYWNVAGYNNGKAYYSAQLGNLEFFFFDDLNDLVQQPDNGGGYTAVASVLQDSVAGQHVLRKLAESTARWPVFVFHHPAYSSSAAGTGTAHARWNWVGLGVPLVLQGHVHGIERLQKDGITFYTVAMGGGNHHGWGTINADTKFRCEDQNVSGYLKIHDGGAELVLEYFDTNQNLLDRVKILRRDV; translated from the coding sequence ATGGCAAAGTCCGTTCTTGATCGCCGCATTTCCCGGCGGCTGTTCTGGCAGCTTTGGCCGCAGTGGCGGCGGAGGAGCCGGGTCGAGTCCGCCGGGTCTTTCGAGGAACTGCTGCTTGGCACCTACGATGCCAACCTGAAGGCGTTCCTGCCGCTGGCGTTTGACATCAAAGACCAAGGCCCGGCGGGCAACCACGGCTACAGCTACTCCGGTGTGACCTTCGGTGGTCCGACGCCGGCGGGTTTCAAGTATCCGATCTGCGCGACGTTCGATGGCGTGGCTTCGCAGGTCCGCCTGGAGAACACCAGCTATCCGTTCGGCATGGCCCGGTGGACGATCTCCTGCTGGTTCAAGAAGACTGGCGCGGGTGTGGCCACGGCCACGGCGGGTGGCGCGGATGGTTTCCCTGCCACTGATCCGATCGTGCCGCTGGTCGCGAAAGGCCGGGGCGAGGCGGACGGCTCCAACGTGGATGCCAACTGGCACCTGGGCCTGAACAAGGTGAACAACGGGTCCACGTATCGCCTGGCGGGCGATTTCGAAGACATGGCCTCGGGCGCGAATCATCGCATCGTGGGCACGTCGGACATTGTGGATGGGCAGTGGTATCACGGCGTCTTCACCTTCGACGGGGCGCAGATGAAGCTCTATCTCAACGGCGCACTGGAAGCGATCGTCGCGACCAGCGCCGTGCCCCGGAGTGATTCGGTGCAAAAGGCGGGCATCGGCACGGCTTACACGTCCGCCTCGGTGGCCGGTGGTTTCTTCGCCGGGCTGTTGTGCGGCGTTGGGATTTGGAGCGAGGCGCTGCCGGCGGATGCGATTGCGGACCTGTATGCCAAGGGCATCGCGCCGAAGCGCAAGACGGTGGTGTTCACTCAAGATGCGCCGGACAACCACATTTCACACGGCGAAAGCTTCGTGAATTGGAGCACCGTGGCCGTCACGCATAACGAAGACAACATGGTCTTCGCGGATGGTGGCAGCGCGGAAATCATCGTGGGCGCTCTGTCGCGCCTCACGCCCTACTGGTGCAGCTTCCGCGTGTCGGCCCGGTCGGGTAGCTGCTATCTGCGAGTCAAGACGCACTTGGCGGACCAGAACCTCGGGTTCTTGGACGCCACCATGAGCCAGCAATACGTCAACCTGGACACCTTCACGCTGGGCAAGCGGGTCTATCTCAAGCTCTACACCAAGTCGGTGGAAGAGCTGGCCTACCGCCTGCGGCTGGAACTGACCAACTCGGTTCCGGGCGACACACTGACGCTGGATGACTTCCGCATTTATCCGATTCCGGCCCGGAGTGCGGCAAAGGTGGCCGCGCTGGGAGACCGTTGCGGCGGGTTCGACGCACCTCGGGCGGCAAGCGTGGACACCGCCATCCTGCACGCGAATGCGGACACCCTGAGCGTGGTCGCCATCGGCGACACCTCCGACGCCACGATCTCCTTCGCCACGGCGAATGACACGCTGAAGAACACCATCCTGGGGCGGGGCGGCAAGTGCGTAGCCGGCATGGGCAACCATGACTATGACGGGAGCAACGAGGCGGGCTTCGCGGCCTACTGGAACGTGGCCGGCTACAACAACGGCAAAGCCTACTACTCCGCGCAACTCGGCAACCTGGAGTTTTTCTTCTTCGATGACCTGAATGACCTGGTCCAGCAACCGGACAACGGCGGCGGCTACACCGCGGTTGCATCGGTGTTGCAAGACTCGGTCGCCGGCCAGCATGTCCTGCGCAAGCTGGCCGAAAGCACGGCGCGGTGGCCGGTGTTCGTGTTTCATCATCCGGCCTACTCCTCCAGTGCGGCGGGGACTGGTACGGCGCACGCCCGGTGGAACTGGGTGGGCCTGGGCGTTCCGCTGGTGCTCCAAGGTCATGTGCATGGCATCGAGCGACTGCAGAAGGATGGCATCACGTTCTACACCGTCGCCATGGGCGGCGGAAATCATCACGGCTGGGGCACCATCAATGCGGACACTAAGTTCCGATGCGAGGACCAGAACGTTTCTGGTTACCTGAAGATCCACGATGGCGGCGCGGAACTGGTCCTGGAGTATTTCGACACGAATCAGAACCTGCTGGACCGGGTGAAGATTCTGCGGAGGGACGTTTGA